A DNA window from Sulfitobacter sp. BSw21498 contains the following coding sequences:
- a CDS encoding IS110 family transposase — protein sequence MEYFAGIDVSLRSCALCIVDGKGKVLLERELPCEVSDIAEYLGTFPHPIERVGFEAGTMSQHLFHGLKAEGFDVVCMEARQVNAALSAMRNKTDKNDARGIAQVLRTGWFSPVHMKSREAHGVRALLSTRKALLKKTMDLANEVRGLLKIFGIRLPMTVKHGSFDGVVRPLIEMDEVLTHALVPLLDARVVLYQHFLELDRRVKRAASNDEVCMRMMTVPGVGPIASLTFKAAVDDPTRFKRSRTVGAHFGLTPRRYQSGEHDNPGRISKAGDRDVRATLYAAANALLMRTMAGSQIKSWGMRLMRTKGRRRAVVAVARKLAVLLHRMWIDGTEFRQDQVGGKA from the coding sequence ATGGAATATTTTGCCGGAATAGACGTGTCGCTGCGATCCTGTGCGCTTTGCATTGTTGATGGCAAGGGAAAGGTATTGCTTGAGCGAGAGCTGCCATGCGAGGTCAGCGACATCGCTGAGTATCTTGGAACGTTTCCCCATCCGATTGAACGGGTTGGTTTTGAAGCCGGCACCATGAGCCAGCATCTGTTCCATGGCCTGAAAGCGGAAGGTTTTGACGTTGTCTGCATGGAAGCACGTCAGGTGAATGCAGCGCTGTCGGCAATGCGCAACAAGACAGACAAAAATGACGCACGCGGCATCGCGCAAGTACTGCGCACCGGTTGGTTCAGCCCTGTTCACATGAAGAGCCGCGAAGCGCATGGCGTCCGTGCATTGCTGAGCACCCGCAAAGCGCTTTTGAAGAAGACGATGGACCTCGCCAATGAGGTTCGTGGGCTGTTGAAGATCTTTGGCATTCGCCTGCCCATGACCGTGAAGCACGGCAGTTTTGACGGTGTCGTGCGACCGTTGATCGAGATGGATGAAGTTCTGACCCACGCTTTGGTGCCACTCTTGGACGCACGTGTGGTTTTGTATCAGCACTTTCTGGAACTGGATCGGCGCGTCAAACGCGCTGCCAGTAATGATGAGGTGTGCATGCGGATGATGACGGTCCCAGGCGTTGGTCCGATTGCATCCCTGACTTTCAAAGCCGCTGTGGACGATCCGACGCGCTTCAAACGATCTCGCACTGTTGGCGCGCATTTTGGGCTGACACCGCGACGATACCAGTCTGGTGAGCACGACAATCCTGGCCGCATATCGAAAGCGGGGGACAGAGACGTCCGCGCAACTTTGTACGCCGCGGCCAACGCTTTGCTCATGCGAACGATGGCCGGGTCTCAGATCAAATCGTGGGGCATGCGGTTGATGCGCACCAAGGGACGTCGCCGCGCCGTTGTGGCTGTCGCACGCAAACTCGCCGTCTTGCTCCACCGGATGTGGATTGATGGCACGGAATTCCGTCAGGATCAGGTGGGAGGCAAAGCATGA
- a CDS encoding HD domain-containing protein yields MKDGTKEEYEFLTAHEVDHTKHTAKRLMDALVDLDQSLSGYKVTRLGHSLQSATRAWRAGADIDWVVSALLHDIGDIYAPYNHDEYAATILRPFVREQCAWCVQTHGDFQMLYYGHHVGGDPNKRDRSKDSPYFDDCAAFCENWDQASFDPDYDDLPLKFFAPMVEEVFARTPYDPDVTKPGVRVPLENAVLAAERIAP; encoded by the coding sequence ATGAAAGATGGCACCAAAGAGGAATACGAGTTCCTGACAGCCCATGAGGTCGATCACACCAAGCATACAGCGAAGCGGCTAATGGATGCATTGGTTGATTTAGACCAAAGTTTGTCGGGCTATAAGGTCACGCGTTTGGGCCATTCACTGCAGTCCGCCACACGCGCTTGGCGCGCGGGTGCCGACATCGATTGGGTAGTCTCAGCGCTGTTGCATGACATTGGCGATATCTACGCGCCCTATAACCATGATGAATATGCAGCGACGATCCTGCGCCCCTTTGTGCGCGAGCAATGCGCATGGTGTGTCCAGACGCATGGCGATTTCCAAATGCTCTATTATGGACACCACGTGGGCGGCGACCCCAACAAGCGGGATCGGTCCAAGGACAGCCCATACTTCGACGACTGCGCAGCCTTTTGCGAAAATTGGGATCAGGCGAGCTTTGACCCGGACTATGATGACCTGCCGCTCAAATTTTTTGCGCCGATGGTTGAAGAGGTCTTTGCGCGCACGCCTTACGACCCGGATGTAACCAAGCCTGGAGTACGTGTCCCGTTGGAGAATGCTGTCTTGGCCGCTGAGCGCATAGCACCCTGA